AATGTGCCATTCATCGAACGCGTCTCGTCGCGCGAGGTATATCGGAATCCGTGGTTGATCTTCCGAGAGGACGACATCCGCCGGCCGGACGGCAGTCCCGGCATCTACGCCGTGGTCGACAAGCCGGTCTACGCGCTGGTGGTGCCGTATGACGGGAGTCGGTTCCGGCTAGTCGAACAGTTCCGGTATCCGGTCGGTGCGCGTCGCTGGGAGTTCCCGCAGGGCACCGCCCCCGATTTGGCCGAGGCGGAGCCCGCCGAGCTGGCCGCGCGGGAGTTGCGCGAGGAAACCGGGCTCAGCGCAACGTCGTTCGAGCCGCTCGGATTGCTCGACGTCGCTCCCGGGATGACCAGCCAGCGGGGTTGGGTCTTTTTGGCCACCGGGATCAGCGAGGGCCGCTCGGAGCGCGAGCACGAGGAACAGGACATGCGCAGCGCATGGTTTTCTCGCGAAGACGTCGAGGAGATGATGCGTTCGGGGCAGATCGTGGACTCGCAATCGCTCGCGGCCTACGGCCTGTTCTTGCTGCACGACCGATGAACGGGTGCACGCGATTACTTGCGGTGCTCGGTGCCGCGATAGCCCTTGGAGCCCTTGCGGTTTGCGCGCACGCGACACCACCGGCGTGGAACGGCAAATACTCGTTGGTGCGCTACGCCGCCAACAAAACCGGCACCAGCATGGCGGCCGGGCAAGCCGAACCGACGTTCAGCGCCGACTACGTCTTCGTGACGTCCTGTTCGGCCGGCACGTGCGTAGCCACCGCCACCAACGGACCCGTCCCGAAGAACCCGACGCTGCCGCAGCCGTCGCACTACGCCTGGGACGGAACGCGGTGGGTGGAGCGCTTCGACTTCCAGTGGGATTGCTATAGGGGCGAAGGGATTCCGAAGATATGGGCGCCCGCCCAGTCATGGGCGTTTTATCGCCCCCAACCGGACGGATCGCTGCGCGGCACCTGGCATACGGACATCGCCAGCGGCCCGTGCCGCGGGACCGTCGAGATGCCGGTGGCGGCGTTTGCTGCGGCGTGAGCGGGTTCGCGGGCAAGGCGGCCCCATCACCCCCTACGGGCAGTAGTTCGATTCGGCGGCGCTGACCACGCCGGTCGCGTCGCTGAGGCTGATCCCGGGGTTCTTGCTCTGCACCACCTGGGCCAGCTGGTCAGGGGTCTCGCCGGCGCTGCGGTCGGCGCAAATCAAGTGTCCGAGCTGGATCAGACCGTCCTTATCGCCGGTCAGACCGATCTTGTGAATCTGCGCGAGGTAGGCGTCGTCGTCGGCAGCTGCGATTCCGGTGCCGAGCATTAATGCGGTGGCCAACATCGCGGGGGCACTCAACAAATAAAGTGTGCGGATGGATATCACGGTCGTGTTCCTTGTCTGTGAGGGGCGGCAGAACGGGCTCAGTATGCGGTCCGGGGCAGTGACGTGCGCGGCAAATGGGCGAATCGAGCAAATTGTCCTCCGGGGTGACGCGTGCGCCGGCGTATCGGAGGTCATCCCGGTCAGGCTGGGCGGTCGCCGGGGAGGCGGGCGCGCCTTGCGAGCCGATCGGCAAACTTGACCGGACGAATTTCACTGCGCGGCAACAGGCGCGGTGCCCGAGTGGGCGCAGCGAATGGTTAGGTCGGATTGTGGCGTCTTGGAGGAAGTCGTTCCGCGATACCGTCGCAGTCCGGATAACGCTTGCCGTGTTACTCGGAATTGGTGTGGCGATCGTGGTAGGTAATGCGGCCGGGTGGCGTTTTGCGCTGGCCGGTTGGGTCGCCGCGGCCGGCCTCTACGTCGGGTGGACGCAGCTCCTTTTCTACCGAATGAATGCCGACCAAACCCGCGTCTGGGCGACGCGCGAGGACCCGACTCGCTGGCTCGCCGACGCGGTCATCCTGTCCGCCAGCATCGCGAGTCTGGGCGGCGTCGGTTACCTGGTGGCCGCCGCGTCGCGTTCGGGCACCGAGTCGCTGCAAGCCGCCGTCGTCGGCATTCTGACGGTGGCCGCTTCGTGGCTCGCGGTGCACACGCTGTTCACCGGGCATTACGCGCGGCTCTACTACTCCGGCGATCCCGGGGGGATCAATTTCCATGACCAGGAGCCGCCCCGGTTCCGAGACTTCGCGTACGTCGCCTTCACCGTCGGCATGACCTACCAGGTGTCGGACACCGAGATCAACCTGACGTCCATCAGGGGAACGGTGTTGCGGCACGCGCTGATTTCTTACCTGCTTGGTGCGGTCGTTCTCGCGGTGACGGTCAATCTCATTGCGGGACTGGGTGCCAAGGTGTGATCGAAGTCGACCAGATGTCCCAAGACATCGCAGCCCTAGTTCAGTTTGGTGAGCGTGAAAGTGTCGTGCGGGTCGTTGAGGCCGCAGGGCGCGGAGCTGTCCAGAAATATTGCAATGCCGGTGAGCGTCAACGGATCCCAGGATTGTCGAACAGTCACCGGGTGTTGGCTGAGATCGTTGCTGCAGATCGCAGCCTCGGGGATGGTGCGCGTTACGGTGTACTGGCCGTCGATCAGGGGAGCGTTGAACCCTTGTCCCGGCGCGGTCCAAACGTGGGCGACGCACACCTGTCTACAGGTGGTATCGATCGTCCAGGTTCCGGTGTCCCCGTCCTCGTCGGCATAGTGGTAGACCCCGTTCATCTTCAATTCATCGACGGTGCCCCGTGGCTCGGCCGGGGCGGACGGGGCCGACGAGATAGCCCAGCTGGCAAATAAGGTAGTACCTGCGATGAATGTCGCGATCCTCATGACTAGGCCCTCTTCTCACCGTGTTTCCGCTCGCGAGGCATGCGAATCGGAACGTATCAGCAAACGGCGGACAGGTAGCCGATCACGGTCGAACCCATATCGAATTGAAAGGTAGCGGTGCCGCCCAGACCGAATATTTCTGTGAGCTCGGCATGCGACCGAGGCGATGGCGGCGCTGCGGTGGAAAACGCGCAGCGACGGCACATCGTGGCAGCCATTTCATGTGCGTGCGATCACGCCTGGTTCAGCCAGCCGATGAAGTCCGCGGCCTGGCTTTTCCACAGTGCCGGGTGAGCTATCGAGGAGTGGCCGGCCGAACCGGCCGAGATCGGTCGGACCATCAGCCGTCCCGTCGGCACCTTGGGCACGTCACGCTCCGCGATCTGCAGGCTGTCGCGGTAGTACTCGTCGTCGGCGAAGTTGAGGGCGAACACTTTTGCCTTGATTTTGCCCAGGTCTGGTTCAGCGTTGTAGTCGCGCGACGCCTCGAGGGTGTAGATGTAGTCGTTCGCGTCCTGCGTGGCGGACTGCTGTTTGGTGGATTTGACCAGCGCATCGGCCTTGTCGATGGTGGGCGCTTCGTCCTGAAGGTTGGGTACTCCGTCCACCAGCGTCCGGGCCAACAGCATGCCCGGAATCAACGAGGGCGGTTGTTGCTGATAATTTCCACCCGCCCAGGCCGGATCGGACTTGATGCTATCCACGACAATTCGTCGCCAGAACAAGTTGCGTCCACTGATAGGCGCCGGAAAGCACGCTACAGGCATGGCCGCATCCATCATGTCCGGATAGTTTTCTGCCCATTGCCAGGTGTTCATACACCCCATTGACATCCCCGATACGACCCGCAAATGCGTGACGCCCAGTTTTTCGGTGACCAATTTGTGCTGTAGGTCCACCATATCGCTATAGGTGTAATGCGGGAATTTAGCTGCGAGCTTCTCGCTGGGCCTGCTGGATTTTCCGTGGCCGATCGCATCGGGAATGATCACAAAGAATCGCGAAACGTCGTACGGCGCGCCCGGCGCGAAGAGGGAGTCTTTGTATTCCTGAGTGACCAACACCTGACTGCTGGCGGCCGTCCAATGCAGCAGCAGCACGGCATTGTCCACCGCGCCGCGGGCATCCTTGTGTGGCTCGCCCACTGTCAGGTAATGAATGCGCAGCTCGGGCAGCGTCTCGCCGTCGCGGAACGTGTAATTGGTGAAGATCGCGTCCCCTGGACGCGGATTGATGACCGCGGGCTGGCCGGTTTGCGCGGGCGGCGCGGGTGTATCCGAATGAGGATTGCTGGCCTGTCGTGAACTCGAGCAGCTCAATACCGAAAAGCAGACCGCTACGGCGAGCAGCCCGGATAATTTGCGTGGAATCATCGAGTGGATACTCCCTCTTTCGGCCGAAGCGCAATGGCCGCACGGCTGCGGAGAATGGATAACGAATGCTGCCCGCCTCGCGCCCGGGGTGGACCGGCGAAGTCCCGGACCTGGGTGATTTCGGCAGTGCGACGGCTCACACCCTACGACCGCGAGCTCGCGGCCGACAATAAATTCCGGGTATTAGACGGAGGCGAGTGGGTGCATTACTATCGCCGCTTCTTTACGAACGCGATCCAGGCGATCCCGTCCGGTGAATAGCACAGTCGAGCCCGGCAATGACGTCGAGATCCGTCGTCGAAATGGGGCCGTAGCCCGCAACCCCGGCAGACGCCGGGCGGCGTCAGGCCAGCTGCGCCGCGAAGCGGGCCGTAAACCAAATTGACCTGCGGTAACCTGGTGCCCCCGGCAGGATTCGAACCTGCGGCCTTCTGCTCCGGAGGCAGACGCTCTATCCCCTGAGCTACGGGGGCGCACGCACATCGACACGGCGCCTGGGGCGTGAAACTGTCCGGGACAGACTAGCGCATCCCGGGGGCTGCTTGGTCACCGCAATGGATTCGGGGCGTAGGCACGCTAACCAATAGGATGGACGCTCGTGACACCCGCTGACCTGGCTGAGCTGCTCAAGACCACCGCATCCGCGGTGCTGGCCGAGCGCGGCCTCGATGTGTCGGCGCTGCCGGAAACGGTCACGGTGGAGCGGCCACGTAACCCCGATCACGGCGACTACGCGAGCAACCTGGCGATGCAGCTCGGTAAGAAGGTCGGCGCCAACCCGCGCGAGCTGGCCGGATGGCTGGCCGGGGCGCTGGTGGCGGCCGACGGTATCGCCTCGGCGCAGGTGGCCGGCCCGGGTTTCATCAACCTGCGACTCGAGACCTCGGCGCAGGCCAAGGTGGTCAACGACGTCATCGACGCCGGTGACCGCTTCGGGCACTCCGCGGCGCTGGCGGGCCACAAGATCAACCTGGAATTCGTCTCGGCCAACCCGACCGGACCGATCCACATCGGCGGTACCCGCTGGGCCGCCGTCGGGGATGCGCTGGGCCGGCTGCTCACCACGCAGGGCGCCGACGTGGTCCGCGAATACTATTTCAACGATCACGGCGCACAGATCGATCGATTCGCCAACTCGCTGATCGCCGCGGCCAAAGGCGAGCCCACTCCGGAAGACGGCTACGCGGGCACCTACATCAACGACATCGCGGCGCAGGTGCTGCAGAAGTCGCCCGACGCGCTGGAGCTGCCCGACGCCGAGATGCACGAGACGTTCCGCGAGATCGGCGTCGACCTGATGTTTAGCCACATCAAAGAGTCGCTGCACGAATTCGGCACCGACTTCGACGTCTACACGCACGAAGATTCGATGCACACTAGCGGCCGCGTCGACCAGGCCATCGCCAGGCTGCGCCAAAGCGGCAACATTTACCAGAAGGACGGCGCAAGCTGGTTGCGCACCAGCGCATTTGGTGACGACAAGGACCGCGTCGTGATCAAAAGCGACGGCAAACCCGCCTACATCGCCGGTGATCTCGCTTACTACCTGGACAAGCGCGAACGGGGCTTCGATCTGTGCATCTACATGCTCGGTGCCGACCATCACGGTTACATCGCGCGGCTCAAGGCCGCCGCGGCAGCATTTGGTGACGACCCGGCGACGGTCGAGGTGCTGATCGGGCAGATGGTCAACCTGGTGCGCGACGGCCAGCCGGTGCGGATGAGCAAACGTGCCGGCACCGTGATCACCCTCGACGACCTCGTGGACGCTCTCGGTGTC
This Mycobacterium simiae DNA region includes the following protein-coding sequences:
- a CDS encoding alpha/beta fold hydrolase; the encoded protein is MIPRKLSGLLAVAVCFSVLSCSSSRQASNPHSDTPAPPAQTGQPAVINPRPGDAIFTNYTFRDGETLPELRIHYLTVGEPHKDARGAVDNAVLLLHWTAASSQVLVTQEYKDSLFAPGAPYDVSRFFVIIPDAIGHGKSSRPSEKLAAKFPHYTYSDMVDLQHKLVTEKLGVTHLRVVSGMSMGCMNTWQWAENYPDMMDAAMPVACFPAPISGRNLFWRRIVVDSIKSDPAWAGGNYQQQPPSLIPGMLLARTLVDGVPNLQDEAPTIDKADALVKSTKQQSATQDANDYIYTLEASRDYNAEPDLGKIKAKVFALNFADDEYYRDSLQIAERDVPKVPTGRLMVRPISAGSAGHSSIAHPALWKSQAADFIGWLNQA
- a CDS encoding DUF732 domain-containing protein, which produces MSAPAMLATALMLGTGIAAADDDAYLAQIHKIGLTGDKDGLIQLGHLICADRSAGETPDQLAQVVQSKNPGISLSDATGVVSAAESNYCP
- a CDS encoding NUDIX domain-containing protein, with the translated sequence MPFIERVSSREVYRNPWLIFREDDIRRPDGSPGIYAVVDKPVYALVVPYDGSRFRLVEQFRYPVGARRWEFPQGTAPDLAEAEPAELAARELREETGLSATSFEPLGLLDVAPGMTSQRGWVFLATGISEGRSEREHEEQDMRSAWFSREDVEEMMRSGQIVDSQSLAAYGLFLLHDR
- a CDS encoding DUF1345 domain-containing protein, producing MASWRKSFRDTVAVRITLAVLLGIGVAIVVGNAAGWRFALAGWVAAAGLYVGWTQLLFYRMNADQTRVWATREDPTRWLADAVILSASIASLGGVGYLVAAASRSGTESLQAAVVGILTVAASWLAVHTLFTGHYARLYYSGDPGGINFHDQEPPRFRDFAYVAFTVGMTYQVSDTEINLTSIRGTVLRHALISYLLGAVVLAVTVNLIAGLGAKV
- a CDS encoding Rv2253 family sensor-like surface protein, which codes for MNGCTRLLAVLGAAIALGALAVCAHATPPAWNGKYSLVRYAANKTGTSMAAGQAEPTFSADYVFVTSCSAGTCVATATNGPVPKNPTLPQPSHYAWDGTRWVERFDFQWDCYRGEGIPKIWAPAQSWAFYRPQPDGSLRGTWHTDIASGPCRGTVEMPVAAFAAA
- the argS gene encoding arginine--tRNA ligase; amino-acid sequence: MTPADLAELLKTTASAVLAERGLDVSALPETVTVERPRNPDHGDYASNLAMQLGKKVGANPRELAGWLAGALVAADGIASAQVAGPGFINLRLETSAQAKVVNDVIDAGDRFGHSAALAGHKINLEFVSANPTGPIHIGGTRWAAVGDALGRLLTTQGADVVREYYFNDHGAQIDRFANSLIAAAKGEPTPEDGYAGTYINDIAAQVLQKSPDALELPDAEMHETFREIGVDLMFSHIKESLHEFGTDFDVYTHEDSMHTSGRVDQAIARLRQSGNIYQKDGASWLRTSAFGDDKDRVVIKSDGKPAYIAGDLAYYLDKRERGFDLCIYMLGADHHGYIARLKAAAAAFGDDPATVEVLIGQMVNLVRDGQPVRMSKRAGTVITLDDLVDALGVDAARYSLIRSSVDTAIDIDLALWSSASNENPVYYVQYAHARLSALARNAAELGLVADTGHLELLNHDKEGALLRTIGEFPRVLQTAASLREPHRICRYLEDLAGDYHRFYDSCRVLPQGDEQASDLHTARLALCQATRQVIANGLSILGVSAPERM